A single genomic interval of Prionailurus viverrinus isolate Anna chromosome A2, UM_Priviv_1.0, whole genome shotgun sequence harbors:
- the LOC125150047 gene encoding olfactory receptor 7G1-like, whose protein sequence is MGPSNKTAVSEFLLMQVTEDPELKPFLFILFLSIYLVTILGNLLIVLAVSSDSHLHTPMYFFLSNLSFTDICLSTTTIPKMLVNIQAQSQSITYAGCLTQIYFVLAFGGLESFLLAAMAYDRYVAICHPLRYTVIMNSHFCGLLILVSLCISTVDALMHSLMVLQLTFCRDVEIPLFFCEVVQVIKLACSDTLVNNILIYFATSLFGGIPVCGIIFSYTQIVSSVLRMPSVGRKYKAFSTCGSHLSVVSLFYGTGLGVYISSAFTNSSRNTAVLSMMYTVVPQMMNPFIYSLRNRDMKGALRKLISRTPSPL, encoded by the coding sequence ATGGGACCCAGCAACAAAACAGCAGTTTCCGAATTCCTTCTTATGCAAGTGACAGAGGATCCAGAACTGAagccctttctctttattctgtttctgtCCATATACCTGGTCACCATCCTGGGAAACCTGCTCATCGTCCTGGCCGTCAGCTCGgactcccacctccacacccccatgtacttcttcctctccaacctGTCCTTTACTGACATCTGCTTAAGCACAACCACGATCCCAAAGATGCTGGTGAACATCCAGGCCCAGAGTCAGAGCATCACTTATGCAGGCTGCCTCACCCAGATCTACTTTGTCCTGGCTTTTGGTGGTTTGGAAAGTTTTCTTCTTGCGGcaatggcctatgaccgctatgtggccatttGTCACCCACTGAGGTACACAGTCATCATGAACTCCCACTTCTGTGGCCTGCTGATTCTAGTCTCCTTGTGCATTAGCACTGTGGATGCCCTGATGCACAGTCTGATGGTGTTGCAGCTGACCTTCTGCAGAGACGTCGAaatccctctcttcttctgtgaaGTTGTTCAGGTCATCAAGCTCGCCTGTTCTGACACCCTCGTCAATAACATCCTGATATATTTTGCAACTAGCCTATTCGGTGGTATCCCTGTGTGTGGAATCATTTTCTCTTACACTCAGATAGTGTCCTCTGTTTTGAGGATGCCATCCGTGGGCAGAAAGTATAAAGCGTTTTCTACGTGTGGGTCTCACCTGTCAGTTGTGTCTTTGTTCTATGGGACAGGTTTGGGGGTGTACATTAGTTCTGCTTTTACTAACTCTTCCAGAAACACTGCAGTGCTTTCAATGATGTACACTGTTGTCCCTCAAATGATGAACCCtttcatctacagcctgaggaacaggGACATGAAGGGAGCCTTGAGAAAACTCATAAGTAGGACACCTTCTCCTCTGTGA
- the LOC125150030 gene encoding olfactory receptor 7G1-like translates to MGPSNKTAVSEFLLMQVTEDPELKPFLFILFLSIYLVTILGNLLIVLAVTLDSHLHTPMYFFLSNLSFTDICLSTTTIPKMLVNIQAQSQSITYAGCLTQIYFVLVFASLESFLLAAMAYDRYVAICHPLRYTVTMNSRFCGLLILVSLCISTVDALMHSLMVLQLTFCRDVEIPLFFCEVVQVIKLACSDTLVNNILIYFATSLFGGIPVCGIIFSYTQIVSSVLRMPSVGRKYKAFSTCGSHLSVVSLFYGTGLGVYISSAFTNSSRNTAVLSMMYTVVPQMMNPFIYSLRNRDMKGALRKLMGKIPLFFQECVV, encoded by the coding sequence ATGGGACCCAGCAACAAAACAGCAGTTTCCGAATTCCTTCTTATGCAAGTGACAGAGGATCCAGAACTGAagccctttctctttattctgtttctgtCCATATACCTGGTCACCATCCTAGGAAACCTGCTCATCGTCCTGGCCGTCACCTTGgactcccacctccacacccccatgtacttcttcctctccaacctGTCCTTTACTGACATCTGTTTAAGCACAACCACGATCCCAAAGATGCTGGTGAACATCCAGGCCCAGAGTCAGAGCATCACTTATGCAGGCTGCCTCACCCAGATCTACTTTGTTCTAGTTTTTGCTAGTTTGGAAAGTTTTCTTCTTGCGGcaatggcctatgaccgctatgtggccatttGTCACCCACTGAGGTACACAGTCACCATGAACTCCCGCTTCTGTGGCCTGCTGATTCTAGTCTCCTTGTGCATTAGCACTGTGGATGCCCTGATGCACAGTCTGATGGTGTTGCAGCTGACCTTCTGCAGAGACGTCGAaatccctctcttcttctgtgaaGTTGTTCAGGTCATCAAGCTCGCCTGTTCTGACACCCTCGTCAATAACATCCTGATATATTTTGCAACTAGCCTATTCGGTGGTATTCCTGTGTGTGGAATCATTTTCTCTTACACTCAGATAGTGTCCTCTGTTTTGAGGATGCCATCCGTGGGCAGAAAGTATAAAGCGTTTTCTACGTGTGGGTCTCACCTGTCAGTTGTGTCTTTGTTCTATGGGACAGGTTTGGGGGTGTACATTAGTTCTGCTTTTACTAACTCTTCCAGAAACACTGCGGTGCTTTCAATGATGTACACTGTTGTCCCTCAAATGATGAACCCtttcatctacagcctgaggaacaggGATATGAAGGGAGCCTTGAGGAAACTCATGGGTAAGATACCATTGTTTTTTcaggagtgtgttgtttaa